In a genomic window of Poecilia reticulata strain Guanapo linkage group LG22, Guppy_female_1.0+MT, whole genome shotgun sequence:
- the nipal3 gene encoding NIPA-like protein 3, which yields MDVQTEQGDSYTDNLIGTLLAIFGSVIVSISLSIQKYSHVKLAETKEHRTFYNTKTWWCGFMFICIGEGANFVSYAFAPIAVVAPLNAVSVLTSSILGFLFLREKSKAKDFAKSHGLAFLGYIFIIGGTYLFVSFGPNSHEKLQAENIVKHLVGWPVLLYMLLEIIAFCFLLYFYKQRNANYLVVILLLVALLGSVTVITVKAVSGMLLLTLEGAMQLDYPIFSVMFVCMVASVIFQARFLSQACNLHDPSLAACVNYIFSTIFAVVAGAVFYLEFQKEDVLHICMFLLGSALCFLGVFLVTKSRKKAKIFEPYVTMDVANGVPTIHDNGLAVQPDYNGSFSYGALVNNDGVAPATLPVNLEHPTVAVRGTDPPHGQPDLKTD from the exons ATGGACGTTCAAACAGAACAAGGAGACTCCTACACG gatAATCTCATCGGGACATTATTAGCCATTTTTGGAAGTGTGATTGTCAGCATCTCTCTCAGTATTCAG AAGTACAGCCACGTGAAACTAGCAGAAACAAAGGAGCATCGCACCTTCTACAACACCAAGACCTGGTGGTGTGGTTTCATGTTCATCTGCATCGGGGAGGGGGCCAACTTTGTGTCCTACGCCTTTGCCCCAATTGCTGTTGTCGCGCCCCTGAACGCTGTGTCTGTCCTGA CAAGCtcaattttgggttttttattcCTGCGTGAAAAATCTAAAGCAAAGGACTTTGCAA agagCCATGGCCTGGCCTTCCTCGGCTACATCTTCATTATAGGAGGAACGTATCTGTTTGTGTCATTTGGTCCAAACTCTCATGAGAAACTCCAAGCAGAGAACATTGTGAAGCACCTTGTTGGATGGCCTGTTCTCCTGTATATG CTTCTGGAGATTATCGCATTCTGCTTCTTGTTGTACTTCTACAAACAGCGAAATGCTAACTATCTGGTTGTTATCCTGCTGCTGGTGGCTTTACTGG GCTCGGTCACAGTCATCACAGTGAAGGCGGTTTCTGGCATGCTGCTCCTGACTCTGGAGGGCGCCATGCAGCTCGACTACCCCATCTTCAGCGTCATGTTTGTGTGCATGGTGGCGTCTGTCATCTTCCAGGCCAG GTTTCTCTCCCAGGCATGTAATCTGCATGACCCGTCGCTGGCCGCCTGCGTCAACTACATCTTCTCCACCATCTTTGCAGTGGTAGCTG GAGCCGTTTTCTACTTGGAGTTTCAGAAGGAAGATGTTCTTCACATCTGCATGTTTCTCCTTGG GTCTGCACTCTGTTTCCTCGGCGTCTTTCTCGTCACCAAATCCAGAAAGAAGGCGAAGATCTTTGAGCCGTACGTCACCATGGATGTGGCTAACG GCGTGCCGACCATTCATGACAACGGCCTTGCTGTTCAGCCGGACTATAACGGCTCTTTCTCCTACGGCGCTCTGGTCAACAACGACGGCGTGGCGCCGGCCACTTTACCGGTCAACCTGGAGCACCCGACTGTGGCCGTGAGAGGCACCGATCCGCCTCATGGTCAGCCCGACCTGAAGACAGACTGA